The Archocentrus centrarchus isolate MPI-CPG fArcCen1 chromosome 5, fArcCen1, whole genome shotgun sequence genome contains the following window.
gtCAAGCCCGAATCCCGTGAACCCCTTATTTCTCTTAAGGTTGTTAATCATCCAAAGTccaccttgttttttttaactgttttccaagaagatgctttttttttttttttttttttttttgaaagatgtaaagcaaacaaacaaagggaTGAACTGGTAACAAAAAGTGTTAACTGAACAAATACGTCAGACAAACTCCTGGAAGTTTATTTGTCAACAGCTATCCTGGATAGCGTTGTGCTGAAGTGACGCCAGGGTGGACTGCCCCACAGTGTACACATAATGCCGTATGCATACTGATAAAAGTAGTGAGATGACCGCAGAGAGTAGTAAATGACATCCAGTCAAATTGCTGTTAACCCTTTCCAAACCAACCAATGACATGCCAGCCGGTTCAGTGacaaccccaccccccacccccacccccaattcaccctaccccaccccaccctaccTCACCCCATGTCTATGTACAATATTTTACAGGAAGACATAAAAACATTGCTTTAAAACcaattacagaataaaatacctTACAGATTATTATGTCAATATTAATAACAATATTacaaaggtttttgtttttaaagactaccaaaatatacatttaacttttgcttttgttttttttttttttccatgtttccgTTACActggagtttaaaaaaaggactgtgTTGGATTTGTTCTTCCTTTGTTAAAAACGGTTTTGAGATCCATCTCGCACGGCTTTCTTCGTTTCTGTTCACATCAGCAACAGCTGGGAAGGATTCATGATAAAGTGAAGTATCACATTGGAATAAAATGAgaataataaaaactcaaaatagttctctgtgtctttgtcaAAGATGACAAAGGCTtccacagagatttttttttttttttttgcagtttctttttctcagcttcaaaagaaaaaaaatggataacTGGGGGGGACGGGGGGGCTCTAGTTATTACACTACATGAGGACAAAAGAGGAGAAACGGGGAAGTTATGTTGAAGTGAGATTAGTACAGCAAAACGAGAGTTCTGGATTTAAAAAGATATTCAGTCGGTGGGTGGAACCACGTGGAGCCAGGAGTGCCCAGTAGAGCCTGTGGCCGGCCAATCAGGTTGTGCCATCAATGGGCAGCCAGCATTGTGATTGGCTCATCAGCAGGGGCGACGCCCTCCCATCCTCGGTGACCTGAGTCTTCTCAGTGGTAGCCATTAGTGAAGGCAGTAGCAATCAGAGGACCCTGAGGACACACACGGAAGGATGAATACACTTCTTTTAGCAGCTTTATGTGCAGCAAATGTGCATTCATGCATGTATTTTAAgtctgtgtgggtgggtgggtgggtgggtggggggggtatGACCTACCCCTAGACCATGACTGAACCCTGTGCTGGGGGCGGGGCTAGCTGCACTGATGTAGCTGCTGACTCCTGAGTCCTGATTAGCTGCGGCATACAGGTCAGCCATTGGTCCTGGGCTGCTAGTGCCCAGGAAGCCAGCTGTGCGTGAAGGGGTGGAGCCTGAGAGGCAGGAGAGACAAGTCATTCTTCAACACTGGAGGgtttctcactcacacacacacacacacacacacacacacacgcacacacacacacacacacacacgcacaagcaTGTCTAAAAatattcctttatttttccaaccAGgccaacatgcacacactcattgTGAATAAGGCGAGCATGCAAATGTGTAAACATACACACGCTTTCTATTCTCACTCTTACACAGACAAACAGGGACATACCTCTGACTACCGCAgcggctgctgcagctgctgccattGGTCCATATGCAGTCAGGGGAATGGCTGAGGATtatacaaacaacaaaactatCACACAACTCATTGTGGCTCCTGTGTCATAATCTATAGCTCGGTGTGGCTGATATGACAGCTGTTCATGTCATTTAAATCCAACTGGTGGAGGGGTAAAGGCAGCAGTGATCTAACATCATATAGCATCTGGCATTAGACGCATTaaataagacacacacacaaaaaaaatgattaaaaacaaggAGGATGGCATTTCCAAGTGAAGATGTGAGTACAACTCAGagccactagatgtcagtgtAAAGGCAGAGCCGCCTGTATATCAGGGGCCATATGCACAACACGTCCAAAGGCTGAAAGTATTTACTGGCAGACTTAGGAGCAACCTAAAAGCTTTCAGTCCAATATATCATCATATCATGTCACCTCTGTCTGTCAGAAATAGTCCTCAAAGCAAAATGGAACTCTTTAGATCATTTAGCGTACATCCATAAATCCCTCCATcaattttcttaactgcttatccaattgAAGGTCGATGGgaggctggagcccatcccagatAACTCTGGGCAAGAGGCAATGGTAGACCCTGGATAGGTAACCAGTCAATGGATTAGAAAAGAGAGAATGATAACCACACACCCTTACagtcacacctacagccaatttagaaacaccagttaacctgacatgcacatctttggactgtgggagtagAGTGCCCACGCAGGCacagtgagaacatgcaaactccacacagaaaggccccagccaggcAGGGGGTTCAAGCCGGGAATTTTCTTCCTATaaggcgacagtgctaaccgcTGGCTGGGGGTCAATATTTTTTGATCTTCAATTCTGTTTTACCTTGTTTTAACCCATTGTTCTTCTAAGCCTTAATTTGCTCACAGCATGTTCGTGAATGGTGCttagggcaaaaaaaaaaaaaaaattggggggCAACTTCTAACTTTGTGAAAAACCACCCAAATATTCACAGACATAAATTCTACTTTAGCATTAGAGGTGCTGGTAGGTACGTTTGGATTACCTTTGAATAGAATAAGCCCAGCTGCTTCACCTGGTTTCTGGCTGCTGCTGGTTGGcttacatttactgtatgtacacaagCAGACTATTTCTTAAAGctcaaattaaatataaatcttatttaaaatgtaaaagtatGCAGGCTTGTGAAGCCAGACGGATCCTTgggctgtgcttttttttttttttttttaagaaggttCCCAGTGATTCAGGGTTACTGTATTTAGCAAAGATGAACTTCATAGTTTAAtttggttttctgctgctttgggttttctctctggGCTCTTGGAGGAGTGTAGCAGCACTGACCTGCCAGCTCAGGGGGATGGGATGATGTCAGGAGGGGGGTCCTCTCTAAATGGAATTCTAGAAACAGAGAAgatccagagagagagaaagagagagagagattcttAAATAATCGCCATCCACCAGCCAGACTATAAAAGGCACACGCACGGAGAGACAACGTCAACATAGACGCACATacacagaaagtaaaaaaaaaaaacctactgtAAGGACAGGCAGGAAGGTGGGAGCAAAGGAAAAGGAGGGGCGATACGGCCAATTGAATGGGGCTTACATAAGCAGATCAAATAAACAGAGAAGAATATAAGAGGAAAAAGGGTGAATATCACAAACGAAAGGCAAAACATCAATAACTAATATCTGAAACAGAAGGAACTATTTTAGAAAGGGGGGAAGGGTTTAAAAGACAGACAAGGAGACTTTAAAATCACACTTGCTGTTACTGAAATGAAGGCAGCATTAAGCGTGaatgtgtgcaaaaaaaaaaaaaagagagaaaagcatcTATCTACATGGCTGTTGGTGTTCATACATGTTTCGCCTCCCGGTGTTAAATCATCGACATGCCACAGCCTGTAGCCTTTAGCCTTTCTTCCATCCCTGTCTGCAGACCTAAAGAGAGCCAGTGAACTGTGCGTGAGGTTTATGCAGACTTACCAGGGAACTGGTAGGTGTATCCGGGCGCGATACCAGAGTAACTGCGGCTGGTGTAGGTAGCAGTCTGAAAACCTGGGTAACctgttagagagagagagagagagaacaggttAATTAACTTGGCTGTGTAAAGACACACAATGACAAACTTGGAAAGTGAGTTTTAGGGGAGACTGCTTGGCTGGTAAGCAGAATTCATGATGAGTACACACAGACAGATCTAGCCATCTGATCTATCCCGGTTTATTTTTGGAACCACCTCAAGAGTGCAGTCATACATTCACCTGCTGCAGTGGTTGTTAGCTAACCGATCTCCTATAAGGTAATTTCCTCTGCTCTTGCACAGACGAGTACAGATACTAAGGCGCTATGGTAAAGACAGCTATTATTAAGTAGTGAGTGCTTTAAGGTCATTTATCTGCTTCTACTTTCCCTCATCCGGGGGTTCATTTTAATCAACCTCTGAACATTTTGAATTCAAGGTGACGCTCCAGACGTATGATGATTCAGGCATCCGCATTATCTTAACATTAGCGGGAAATGGGGTCATTAAAGATGAATTAGACATGAGCCAGACCTGGTAGTATGAGTCACTGACATTTACAGCCCTTACTGAGATTATGTTATGATTTGAAATGGCCAGTAGAGGGAGTCAAACAACCACAAACTGCAGATTATTGGGCTCTCAGTTTGATTTCTCAATGAGAATCTCTTCAGACAGTGTTTTACTCCAGTGTGTGGAGCCCTTCAGTCCGTGACCTCTAAATATTCAATACATCATAGAAAATAATGTCAGGCAAAGgcagggaggtgcgtttggccCAAGTAGcctaaatattttttctcatGTAAAAAGAGCACCTGCAATGTCATATTTCGTCATTTTAAAGCGTCTCCCTTAGTGTGAACAAGAAgggaatctaaaaaaaaatgtattagtaATACTGAGCCTGATATATTGCTGAGCTATTCACAGCTAAACATAGACAGCATTTTCAAGGAAGTACTCTAATTTGAAGGTAAATCCAAcgtgttttgattttgttgcttttctgtGGTATTTCCGATGACCTACGGATGCATGCTGTGCCTTGCATCAATGTTTTTCCACATTCTAGAATATGTGGATTTATTATCCTTTCACCTTTTTTTGAGTAttataaactaaacacaatctACAAACTACACTGCAGCACATAAGCTGTCAGCTCTGTCTTCATAAAGAAAAACGGTGCCAGTATCAATATACATCctgttaatattatttttttcatatactgtatttactgTGTTTGATATTATATTTTACCTAACATTCCAATGCCCAGCATGAAAGCGTCCATCCCATAAGGCATGACTCTGGAACGGCCTCTGGCTGAGCCCGTCGGCGTCATCACCTCCTTGGGCTGAGCTTTCTTGCACTCCACCTAAAGCAAAGGAAATCGAGCTTTAGtaaaattactgaaataaagaCACACAACAGATACACAACACGATTCATGAATACACAACAGAATCTGGCAACACAATCCTCGTACCGGTGAGTAAATCACGCTCAAAACGTTTTATGTTCCGTACCATTTTGTTGTTGATCTCATGGAAGTGGATCTCACACACTTTCTCGACCACATCTTCATTCTCAAAGGTAACAAAACCAAAACCTGgaagagagtaaaaaaaaaaaaaaaaataactctaACAGAAACCCTTGAATAACCCCTCCACCTGCTTGACATTTGTAACATTTGAAAACTAACTTTCAGCCTTGGATATGAGTAGGTACAATAAGAGTGTTTGAAATGTCGAGTCACATCTTGCAGGGAAGAACAAGCGCAGTTGAACAGCTGAAAGATGTAGAACGATGAGGCCAATCTCACATGTCGTGTCAATCAGGTTGCTAGCATTGAGGAGGAGAGGGCGTGGTTAGCTAAAACCTCTAACTCCACCCTGctcttttccttctccctcctTCCCCACTTGTCTTAAGTTAGATCCTGACTTTGCAGAAACAGCACAGAGGGAGGTGAGAACGAGGAAAGACAAAAGTCTAAGATTTAAGAacattttggtctttttttccaCCTGTTTTTTGCAGAGGATCACCAGAACTAATGACCCCATTGTGCTGTTTCTCCTTTTATTTATGAGGATGCGCTCCTAGTTGTCCCACTTGGCGTGTCAACATAATGTATGTGGGTGCATTTGAGTATAACTCTGAGTACACACCTCTGTGTCTGTTGGTTGTTTTGTCAAACATGAGCATGGCATCATCGACCTGTGAGAACAAAGCAAAGAATGGATGAGCTTGGACAtcttaacacacagacacacactggcgGGCACACACATCATTACACAGCATGGGGTGCCATTGTCCCTCTTTAGCATCGGAGtaagaggggaaaacagatggAGCGGGAGGAGGGCAGAGACTGGGAGGGGTGACAGGTgacaaaggagaaaagaaaaagaatggaaGGGTGAGAGGGGAAGAGAGGGGCAGGGAAAACAGGGAAGAGGGGAAAGGGGGtgctgtgtaaaaataaaatgaaatacaatCTATCAGTGCTAAAAAAGAAGCGAATGTTCTCCGTTCACGAGATGCCGCAGGAAATTCTTTCCCATTCTTCACCGCGTATCCGTCCTTTGCCTGAGTTCTCACAAACTCTGTCCCGcgctctccctctttcttttgCTTCCATTCGTTCGCCCTCGCcgtctttctttccctctctgcaAAGTTTACCATTCCCATGGAGACCTTGCAAAGAATTTCAATTAGAAGAATTCAaacacccccccctcccaaccCAAGCTCATTTCAATGAATGGaatggagagaaaagagagggaggaaaagcATGAAGGGGTGATAAATATTGCTATGATAAATAATGGCAACGGTGTAAAAAAGATTCAAGAAAGTTAAAGTTTTGATGACAGATTGGAAGTCTGCTGGTGAACATTCTCGATTATAAAGTAGAGAACGAAGTGAGCTGAGGTCTTTGTTAGCACGCTCTCCTTTTATTCTCCTTCTCCCTCCACTTTCCTTTTTGCACTCACTCCACTGCCCTATTCATATTCCACCTCCTCCCCCCTTTTTaccctctttctccctccctccttcgtCCTTCGCTGGCTGGCTGGAAAGTTAGCAGCTTCTGACGGCATGAGGAGGCACACTGCGAAGCCAAGGCCTGGGATCAAGGTGGAAGTAAAACCTTTCACATTTTCTGCctttaagagaaaaaaggaaTTGCCAAAAATCTGAGCAGCAGCTTTTCTACATCACATACATGAGTATGACTGCATGGTAGAGGCGGGCGATATATCGTCAAAATTATATCACGATATTTCAAGAAAATCTGTCACAGCCATgtagaaaacaaacactgaacaaGGTTGTATCGATGCTTGcagcttgcaggcagcagcatttataagTGTGCGTAAATGAAATGAAGGGCATTTAAGATCCTTCTTTACCAATGAACTGCTGTCAGGGATGATCCACTTCCTAATTAGAAGTGTGAACCAGCAGAAACATCATAGTGACACAGCAAAAACTAGTCTGAGTAGTATTTTCCCTGGAAAATTTTAAGGTAAAAGTACAACATGACTATTTAACACTAAAAATAGCTAAAAGTAACTTTCAGCAGCCCGCACAATACGGTCAcctaataaaacagaaaactattTTCCAACTGTTGTATCTTAACTCAagttttttgcctttattagatAGTGTTCAGTGAAttgagacaggaaagcagggagagCGATGGGCAATGGGTCAGACTCAAACCTGGGTCACCTGCACCAAAGCCATGCAGCGTACATGACCACCTGCTCACCCCCTGAGCCACCCCGGTGCCCTTGACTTGAGGTTTTTAACCAGCTACTTAAAGCTCTGCTTTACCTCCGTGTAACCACATCAGTAATTTCCACCTACCGTTTACTCTTGCTGTCAAATGGAGTGTAACTACCGAGTGCTCTAGCACGCTCGGTTGAgtgatttgtttacttttgggtCGCACATCACAAGCTGCTACTATCGCCTCTATCATATCCTACTTTGTACTCaatggtgtgtttttgcctcaggtggagaaactaagtttgtcaTTTCCGCCTTTAGCTGGAACAATTTTGTGGCATATTTTCCAAAGTATCGTGCTTTATTGGAGGTTGTTGAAGGAGCTCCCTACTAAATCAACATCGGAGACTAACACAGCGCTCTTGCTCTCAGATATGCCTGGGCTTGTCTCACTGTTGCTCACACTAGGGAACATATGGCATTACCGTAGCATGTATGATATCGCAAtatgacatttttaatattagtAAAAATCTATATGAGTATTATCACAGATGATATGATATGGCACAGCCCTACTACGCGGCTATTTTCATTAGGCAGTGCGCACTGAAACTCAAACCAGTGTAACCCGAGTGGCAGAGGCCTCTGGGTGGTCAGGCCATTTGATTTCTAATACTTAACTCAGatgaaaaacacacacgcatgccTTCTCGTCTGATTGAGATCAAGCCTGTGCAAGTGTTTGTACCcatgaaagtgaaaaatgataTATGCAGAGAGGATCAAGGTTCCATCTACAGCCTTCCTCACTCATTCTTGTTAACATATAGCTTgggacacacacagagcccCCCGCACTCCTCTTTCTGTccttcattcagtttttatccccccccctccccggccccccctctcctctcccctcctcctctcttctcctttcctttttttctccccctcatGTCTTCCACCCTTCCGGTCATCCAGACTCAATGACACAGCAGAGAGCCAGGGAAGAGGACAGCAAGTAGACAGCTGCAGGCCAACATGTTATCATAAGAGTAGAGTTACACTCACAGCCAGTCCTCCTGTTAGCATTAGCAACATCTATTCTGGAAGAGATGAGCAAACCCTGCCAGCCCAAGGAGATTTTAAGCTGCTCTGATGGCAAAGTAttggaagcagaaaaaaaaaacagataataaGCAGTATAATCATGCAAATATGCTTCAACTAATTGCCTTCCATGAGAACAGAAAGATGTGCAGACTGTGGCCGCACACCAGCCCCTCACCTTTGCCAAAACCAATAAGGAGAAGATCTCACAATGTCCACTGCCCAGGGTGCTGTAAGACAATCTGATTGGATAGCTGTGGGGTCTGAGATTGACTTAGCAGCAGCTCTGTCGCTAGCTACTCAGCATGCATGCAGAGAGCGAAGTAAAGTTAAGGTCATATTCTCAAGTTCTGACATTCTCAGATGTACAGGAACAAGGGTCAGCCGAGATCAGGAGCTGTTTCCCCAGAGCAGCATTAAAAATAACCAGTTTCTAGTGAAGCGTACAGCTATTGTCTGAAGAACAAGTGTTTGCTGACAAGTCCATTACACTTTTTTGCCAGATTATGAAAGGTggcattcacatttttttccctgccGTCTCCTCACATCTCCCTCCCTCGTTTCATTCTCGCTCACTCTCTCCGGCCATCTCTCTCTAAACAGGCCAGCAGACAAAGTGTTCAGTCAAGCCTTCTAATCGCCAGCTCACATGGGTGAGTGGAGTCCCAACTTTTCCCGTCTGCCCTGTCCATGCTGCATTTTTCATTCTATCCACTCCTTAATTTGATTGCTAACCTACTCTCTAGGTCTTATTTAAAAAGGAAGATTTTAAATCGTGCTTTTCATGTAAGATACAGAGAGGCAGAGTAAACAGGCATGAAAACAGGGATTTCCTTTGGATTAAACCTAATTGACTGTATGCCCAAAATGCCTGAAATGCTAATGCCTGAAATGttaaacacatttctgtgtgtgtggacagatcTTATATTCAGCCTTGGCCAAAAAACTCTCCACCAGCTTGAGGGGAATTACAAGACCCTCACCTCAGACTTGTAATAGAAACGTGGCTGCTGCAGTCTCATTGGCCTGGGAACATTTAGCAAGAGGTGCTCAGATTTGTTCAACGAGGAAAACTacacataaacaaatgcctcTGACTCCTCAGGTTGGCCCAGAACACCTGACGTGTCAACTGAGCAGCCACTCGAGTCCAGTCTAATGAAGTTTGCGTAGATGTTCTTTCAGAggcatgctaaaaaaaaaaaaaaaaaagaaagctaacTTCAGCACGTATCAAAGAGTTGCATAAAATGCAGAGTGCATTCTGTGTTTTCCTTGCAAGGCGGTGCCACAGTATGAAAATAAACAGGACACTGAGTCCTGCTCCAACCAAACCTGCACCTTGTAACCAGGCTCAGATAATAAACAAGAAATACCTCCCGCTCAGCAGGAATGCACTGTGGGATTGCCGCTATCCATGATACAGCTTTGGTCTCACGTGTCCAAACAGTCCAAATATTCCCTCATCCTGCGGAGGGAGTGCTGTCTTAGATATGAGTGTCTGTAATCACCAGGGAGAAATGATTCGGCACACAGGCTGCAAACAGCCATTTTAGAGAGTGCACTGAGGAAAACATGTCACATGTCACAACATCCACCTGAATGGGTGCGACGGGTCACACTCACGCGCGCAACCCAGGTCTTCCAGGATCCGCGAGCCAGAATTAAAAGCCATTATTTAAATTTGAACCAGCACCTGAAATACAGTAATACCTCGAGCGTGAGTCAGAGGCCAACTGAGAGAAAACACAGCCAGACACGAGGCAGAAGGAGCTTCGCGCTGTTAATTTCTTCCAACCCATTAGGCCTACATCCTGAAGCAATGCTCATTTTCAGACTGTCCTGCTCACCAGCGGCAGCAGAAGCGCACACTTAATGTTTGTGACAACTGGATCGCCGGCTGTGAGCCTCGCTGTCCGTCTGCATGCGGACAAATGTATGCGAGCTCGCCTCCCTTTGCAGCCACG
Protein-coding sequences here:
- the LOC115780741 gene encoding RNA-binding protein Musashi homolog 1-like, whose protein sequence is MDTEGSQSSLSSSTDNSPHDPCKMFIGGLSWQTTQEGLKEYFCKFGEVKECMVMRDPVTKRSRGFGFVTYAEQAGVEKVLAQNRHELDSKTIDPKVAFPRRAQPKLVTRTKKIFVGGLSVNTTIEDVKQYFDQFGKVDDAMLMFDKTTNRHRGFGFVTFENEDVVEKVCEIHFHEINNKMVECKKAQPKEVMTPTGSARGRSRVMPYGMDAFMLGIGMLGYPGFQTATYTSRSYSGIAPGYTYQFPEFHLERTPLLTSSHPPELAAIPLTAYGPMAAAAAAAAVVRGSTPSRTAGFLGTSSPGPMADLYAAANQDSGVSSYISAASPAPSTGFSHGLGGPLIATAFTNGYH